A genomic region of Brevibacillus sp. JNUCC-41 contains the following coding sequences:
- a CDS encoding response regulator — protein sequence MKTSIIIIDDHQLFREGVKRILDFESSFDVVAEGDDGSDAMDLVETHKPDVVIMDINMQNMNGVEATKMLVNRYPKTKVIILSIHDDENYVQHALKTGAQGYLLKEMDADTLINAVRVVAEGGSYLHPKVTHNLVKEYCRLAADRDSVHAVEIRRPLHLLTRRECEVLQLLADGKSNRAGGETLNISEKTVKNHVSNILQKMEVNDRTQAVVLAIKNGWVEVK from the coding sequence TTGAAGACTAGTATCATCATTATCGATGACCATCAGCTTTTCCGTGAAGGCGTTAAGCGTATATTAGATTTTGAATCATCCTTTGATGTTGTTGCCGAAGGCGATGATGGAAGCGATGCTATGGATCTTGTTGAAACACACAAACCAGATGTTGTTATCATGGATATCAACATGCAGAATATGAACGGTGTTGAAGCGACTAAAATGCTTGTAAACCGTTACCCTAAAACGAAAGTCATCATTTTATCGATTCATGATGATGAAAACTATGTACAGCATGCATTGAAAACAGGAGCACAAGGTTATCTGTTGAAAGAAATGGACGCCGATACGTTGATTAATGCTGTTCGTGTAGTCGCAGAAGGTGGCTCATACCTTCATCCGAAGGTGACACATAATCTAGTCAAAGAATATTGCCGTTTAGCTGCTGATCGTGATTCAGTGCATGCTGTAGAGATCAGAAGACCTCTTCACCTATTGACTCGACGCGAGTGTGAAGTTCTTCAACTTTTAGCAGACGGAAAAAGCAACCGTGCCGGCGGCGAAACCTTAAACATCAGTGAAAAAACAGTAAAAAACCATGTGAGTAACATTCTTCAAAAAATGGAGGTAAACGACCGTACACAAGCTGTTGTTCTAGCTATTAAAAACGGCTGGGTAGAAGTGAAATAA
- a CDS encoding undecaprenyl-diphosphatase produces the protein MNYEIFQWINGWSGHFSYLDRGMIFITNSVPYVVIALMLFLWFIANKEKRAEKQYTAIYAVFSCLLGLFINAILHLVYYHPRPFVAHHVHQLILHPADSSFVSDHSVLVFSIACTMVLRNDSWKYPVLVWAIIVGISRIFVGVHYPADVIGGVLISYGASIFVMQSSKKLEPLVQVVFYMYDRLTKHIPFLAKYSHKDLSQER, from the coding sequence ATGAACTATGAAATATTTCAATGGATTAACGGTTGGTCCGGCCATTTCTCTTATCTAGATAGAGGAATGATATTCATCACTAATAGCGTTCCTTATGTGGTAATCGCACTTATGTTGTTCCTATGGTTTATTGCAAACAAAGAAAAACGAGCGGAAAAACAGTACACAGCTATATACGCTGTTTTTTCTTGCTTACTTGGATTGTTCATAAACGCAATCCTTCACCTTGTCTACTATCATCCACGTCCATTCGTGGCACACCATGTTCATCAGTTAATACTGCATCCTGCTGACTCTTCGTTTGTAAGTGATCACTCGGTATTAGTATTCTCCATAGCATGTACGATGGTGCTACGAAACGACTCGTGGAAGTATCCCGTATTAGTATGGGCTATTATTGTTGGCATTTCGCGTATATTCGTCGGAGTCCATTATCCTGCAGACGTGATTGGTGGCGTCCTTATTTCATATGGGGCAAGCATATTCGTTATGCAATCTTCCAAAAAATTGGAGCCTTTGGTACAAGTAGTGTTCTACATGTATGACAGATTAACGAAACATATCCCTTTCCTTGCTAAGTACAGCCATAAAGACCTAAGTCAAGAAAGATAA
- a CDS encoding peptidoglycan-binding protein: protein MNFNNLPQLIDMRGKLVSKGTYSMRTKSITHRVWHHSLTKKNLGGSDAASFAAYHVNTLGWPGCGYAFVIEPKNLINTPNGKRARIVYANDINRRTYHVGNSNQFSLGICVAGDYRYDIMDEATLSSIAELHAALVKDGIGKYDKAHNEMPGYSWKACCQYNYRDAFDWKGSKTPSKPAPAPDVYIIQEGDTLWSIAHKDGTGGVQVEDLIIANPGIDPTKLIIGQKINFGNAKEVVAKPESIKKPDVKVDVTPKPIVPYPGIVLKEGVKGIKEVDIKRVQRASGMAEKDVDGKFGKKTTKSVKAYQKRQGLSQDGQVGPITWNRMF, encoded by the coding sequence ATGAACTTTAATAACCTTCCTCAATTAATTGATATGAGAGGTAAATTGGTATCAAAGGGTACTTACTCAATGCGAACAAAATCAATTACTCACCGTGTATGGCATCATTCTTTAACAAAAAAGAATTTGGGTGGATCTGATGCCGCAAGCTTTGCAGCTTATCATGTAAATACACTCGGTTGGCCTGGTTGTGGCTATGCGTTTGTAATAGAGCCTAAGAATCTAATTAATACACCAAATGGTAAGAGGGCCAGGATTGTATATGCAAATGACATTAACCGTCGGACCTACCATGTGGGGAATAGCAATCAGTTCTCACTTGGAATCTGTGTTGCTGGTGATTATCGATATGACATTATGGACGAAGCTACCCTTTCAAGTATTGCAGAGCTACACGCTGCACTTGTTAAAGATGGTATTGGTAAGTATGATAAAGCCCATAATGAAATGCCAGGTTATAGCTGGAAGGCTTGTTGTCAATATAACTACAGAGATGCTTTTGATTGGAAAGGTTCAAAAACACCATCCAAGCCAGCCCCGGCTCCTGATGTTTATATAATTCAAGAAGGCGACACTTTATGGAGTATTGCACATAAGGACGGTACTGGTGGCGTCCAAGTTGAAGATTTAATAATAGCGAATCCTGGTATCGATCCAACTAAATTAATAATTGGCCAGAAAATTAATTTTGGTAATGCTAAAGAGGTTGTTGCTAAACCAGAAAGTATTAAAAAACCAGATGTGAAAGTGGATGTTACACCAAAACCTATTGTTCCTTATCCTGGAATCGTGTTGAAAGAAGGCGTGAAAGGAATAAAAGAGGTCGATATTAAACGCGTTCAACGCGCTTCTGGTATGGCTGAAAAGGATGTGGATGGAAAGTTTGGGAAAAAAACAACGAAATCTGTAAAAGCTTATCAGAAGAGACAAGGATTAAGCCAAGATGGGCAGGTTGGTCCTATCACTTGGAACAGGATGTTTTAA
- a CDS encoding phage holin — MDKIKQYVAMIGGALGALLLFFQSLGYQVEWFNENTINSFINFLTAVVPLGFALYGVYKNQYLVTKKAQKQEEVLKKNGLK; from the coding sequence ATGGATAAAATAAAACAATATGTAGCAATGATTGGCGGTGCTCTGGGGGCACTGCTTTTATTTTTTCAATCCCTAGGTTATCAGGTTGAATGGTTCAATGAAAATACAATCAACTCATTTATTAACTTCCTTACTGCTGTTGTCCCTCTTGGGTTTGCTTTATATGGAGTATATAAGAATCAATATTTAGTGACTAAGAAAGCTCAAAAACAAGAAGAAGTCTTGAAAAAGAATGGATTAAAATAA
- a CDS encoding hemolysin XhlA family protein, whose translation MDTWQQAVKNDIDELKADRVLMKQDIRNLQDKSLLHDHDIREMKTDLTDIKDDTKWLRRTITNALIVALIGGAVAIFYAAIKNI comes from the coding sequence ATGGACACATGGCAACAGGCGGTTAAAAATGATATCGATGAATTAAAGGCTGATAGGGTATTAATGAAACAGGATATCAGAAACCTTCAAGACAAATCTCTGCTTCATGATCATGATATTCGAGAAATGAAAACAGACTTAACTGATATTAAAGATGATACGAAATGGTTACGGAGAACAATTACTAACGCTCTAATTGTTGCGTTAATTGGTGGAGCCGTAGCCATTTTTTATGCAGCAATTAAAAACATTTAG